AAAGAGTCAGAAGCTAGAAATATGCGCGTCGCTCTTGTTTGTGTTGCAGGCGGATTAGACCGCGAATTTGGAAGGAGGCTTTTGAGCAATGGCAGATAATAAGCCTATGGCCGCAATCGGTTATTATGAGATGGCTTTACCCTTTCAAGCTGTAGGAGTCAAAAGTGTTATATTAACTCCTGAAACGCGCGATAAATTTTGCAGCACATTAGAGCAATTAGCACGTGAAGATTATGCAGTAGTATTCATTCAGGAAGATTTATTTGTCGAGTTCACTAGCAAAGTAGAAGAAGTTAATGACAATTACCAGACCAGCGTTTTGCCAGTGCCGAGTCCTTCAGGGGCGACAGGTGCGGGGCTTGCTTCAATACGTGGCAGCGTAGAAAAAGCCGTTGGAATGGATATTTTTGCGGAACGTTAAATTTTTGGAGGCGGGAGATATTAAATGCCTGAGAAGAAAGAAATCAAAGGAGTAATAGAGAGAATCTCCGGCTCTCTTGTAGTCGCTGGCGGTATGGAAGGCGCAAGCATGCAGGACGTTGTACACATTGGCGAGCTTGGTCTAGTCGGCGAAATACTTGAGGTCAACGGTGATAAAGCCTCGATTCAGGTCTACGAGGAAACATCCGGATTAATGCCGGGTGAGCCGGTTGTCTCAACTGGAGAGCCTTTAAGCGTTGAGCTTGGGCCGGGGATTATAGAACAGTTTTATGACGGAATACAGAGACCGCTTGAATTAATCGAGAAGGCAGCAAAGAGTCATTTTATTTCACGAGGAATCAGCGTCCCTGCACTTGATAGAAATAAAAAATGGAATTTCGAGCCCAAAGTTAAAGCCGGTGATGAAGTTATTGCAGGTGATGTGCTCGGAGTCGTTCAAGAAACCGTCGTAGTAGAGCATAGAATAATGGTCCCTAATGGAATCAAGGGAAAAGTTACGAAAATCGAGAAGGGCGAGCATACAATCGAGGACGTTATCGCAGTAATCGATGACAACGGCACAAAGCACGAA
This sequence is a window from Synergistaceae bacterium. Protein-coding genes within it:
- a CDS encoding V-type ATP synthase subunit F codes for the protein MADNKPMAAIGYYEMALPFQAVGVKSVILTPETRDKFCSTLEQLAREDYAVVFIQEDLFVEFTSKVEEVNDNYQTSVLPVPSPSGATGAGLASIRGSVEKAVGMDIFAER